The DNA window AAAGGCGCGAAACAAGCTGTACAAATGTTCGGCCCTGCACAACGTGCGGTTTCTATGGCAGTTGCCGATTGCTTAGCCGATGGCACTATCCCAATGGAAGAAGCGGATGACGTATTCATTTCCGTTGGTGTGTTCATTCACTGGTTAGCAGAAGACGATAGCAAAATTTACGACTTCAACTATGCAGCCACCAAAGAAGCCTTAAAACGCGCGATTGCCAGAGAACCCAAACCACAAGACGTGGTTGCAAAACGCAATAGCACACAACATCCTTTCTCTCCTAAATAAGGTTGAGGATGT is part of the Beggiatoa alba B18LD genome and encodes:
- the fae gene encoding formaldehyde-activating enzyme is translated as MSAHGNKVIDGVLVGESLVGDGNEIAHIDLIVGPRGSAAEDAFCLTLTNQKEGVNGLLAVLTPNLAVKPSTVMFNKVTIKGAKQAVQMFGPAQRAVSMAVADCLADGTIPMEEADDVFISVGVFIHWLAEDDSKIYDFNYAATKEALKRAIAREPKPQDVVAKRNSTQHPFSPK